The Pseudorhodobacter turbinis genome contains a region encoding:
- a CDS encoding formate dehydrogenase beta subunit, with protein sequence MKIFLPLDSVAKALGADDLATAITKEAAQRGIEVTLVRNGSRGMVWLEPLAEVVIDGVRHGFGPMEPGDVAGLFGNLSAHPKALGPVDDLPWMQRQTRLTFARVGVIDPLDLADYEAHGGLAGLRRAANMSNEEIVAEVTTSGLRGRGGAGFPTGIKWNTVLGAKAPQKYIVCNADEGDSGTFADRMLMEGDPFTLIEGMAIAGLGVGATKGYVYMRSEYPDAVAVMQAAVQIARAKGVLGADVLGSGHAFDMEVRVGAGAYVCGEETSLLNSLEGKRGVVRAKPPLPALEGFLGRPTVVNNVISLATVPVIFERGAQAYADFGLGRSRGTVTLQIAGNVKQGGLFETAFGMTLGEAVDVIGGGTASGRPVKAVQVGGPLGAYMPREKFETAICYEAFDQQGGLIGHAGLVIFDDSTDMLDMARFAMEFCAIESCGKCTPCRIGSVRGVETLDRIRQGDTGAVALLTDLCETMKDGSLCALGGFTPFPVMSALTHFPDDFATQKEAAE encoded by the coding sequence ATGAAGATTTTCCTCCCCCTCGACAGCGTAGCCAAGGCGCTTGGCGCGGATGATCTGGCCACGGCCATCACCAAAGAGGCGGCACAACGCGGCATCGAGGTGACGCTGGTGCGCAACGGATCGCGCGGGATGGTCTGGCTGGAACCTTTGGCCGAGGTTGTGATTGACGGTGTCCGCCACGGCTTTGGCCCGATGGAGCCGGGCGATGTTGCGGGGCTTTTTGGTAATCTCTCCGCGCACCCCAAGGCCTTGGGGCCGGTGGATGACCTGCCTTGGATGCAGCGCCAGACGCGGCTGACCTTTGCACGCGTCGGGGTGATCGACCCGCTGGACTTGGCTGATTATGAGGCCCACGGTGGGCTTGCGGGCCTGCGTCGCGCGGCCAACATGAGCAACGAGGAGATCGTCGCCGAGGTCACGACCAGCGGCTTGCGCGGTCGTGGCGGTGCGGGCTTTCCGACCGGCATCAAGTGGAACACGGTTCTGGGCGCAAAAGCCCCGCAGAAATACATTGTCTGCAATGCCGATGAGGGCGACAGCGGCACCTTTGCCGACCGGATGCTGATGGAGGGCGACCCCTTTACCTTGATCGAGGGCATGGCGATTGCGGGCCTCGGCGTGGGGGCGACCAAGGGCTATGTCTATATGCGCAGCGAGTATCCCGATGCGGTCGCGGTTATGCAGGCCGCCGTACAGATTGCGCGCGCAAAGGGCGTGCTTGGCGCGGATGTTCTGGGGTCCGGCCACGCCTTTGATATGGAGGTTCGCGTCGGTGCTGGCGCCTATGTCTGCGGTGAGGAAACCTCGCTGCTGAACTCGCTTGAGGGCAAGCGCGGCGTGGTGCGCGCCAAGCCACCGCTGCCCGCGCTTGAAGGGTTTCTTGGTCGCCCGACCGTGGTCAATAACGTCATCAGCCTTGCCACCGTTCCCGTGATATTCGAGCGAGGCGCACAGGCCTATGCCGATTTCGGGCTTGGCCGGTCGCGCGGCACGGTCACGCTGCAAATCGCCGGCAATGTAAAGCAGGGCGGTTTGTTCGAGACCGCCTTTGGCATGACGCTGGGCGAGGCAGTGGATGTGATCGGGGGCGGTACGGCCTCGGGTCGTCCGGTCAAGGCGGTGCAGGTCGGCGGGCCATTGGGTGCCTATATGCCCCGCGAAAAGTTTGAGACCGCCATCTGCTATGAGGCATTTGACCAGCAGGGCGGCCTGATCGGCCATGCGGGGCTGGTGATCTTTGATGACAGTACGGACATGCTGGATATGGCGCGTTTCGCGATGGAATTCTGCGCAATCGAATCTTGCGGGAAATGCACGCCTTGCCGGATTGGTTCCGTTCGCGGGGTCGAAACCCTTGACCGTATCCGCCAAGGCGATACCGGCGCGGTAGCGCTGCTGACCGATCTTTGTGAAACGATGAAGGATGGCTCTCTTTGCGCGCTTGGGGGCTTTACCCCCTTTCCCGTTATGTCCGCCCTTACGCATTTCCCTGACGACTTCGCGACCCAAAAGGAGGCCGCCGAATGA
- a CDS encoding formate dehydrogenase subunit gamma, whose translation MPAVSPAPDQTEISDIIASHTHLEGPMLPILHALQERYGCIPQGAEALIATALNITKAEVHGVVSFYHDFREEPTGRHVIKICRAEACKSVGADALAASTLAKLGLDWHGTTANGAVTIEPVYCLGLCACGPAAMVDNKVVARVDDARMAALLQEAGA comes from the coding sequence ATGCCCGCAGTCTCGCCAGCCCCGGATCAGACCGAAATCAGCGATATCATCGCATCCCATACCCATCTCGAAGGCCCCATGCTGCCTATTTTGCATGCGCTTCAAGAACGATACGGCTGCATCCCCCAAGGCGCAGAGGCCCTGATTGCCACAGCGCTCAATATCACCAAAGCCGAAGTGCATGGGGTGGTCTCCTTCTATCATGATTTCCGCGAGGAACCGACGGGTCGGCATGTGATCAAGATTTGTCGGGCCGAGGCCTGTAAATCCGTGGGCGCAGATGCTTTGGCGGCCTCGACATTGGCCAAGCTGGGGCTGGACTGGCACGGCACGACCGCGAACGGCGCGGTCACGATAGAGCCGGTCTATTGCCTCGGGCTTTGCGCCTGCGGGCCTGCCGCGATGGTCGACAACAAGGTTGTGGCAAGGGTCGATGATGCCCGAATGGCCGCCCTCTTGCAGGAGGCTGGCGCATGA